The Rhodocyclaceae bacterium genome includes a window with the following:
- a CDS encoding DUF4347 domain-containing protein, translating into MGHVLRPAQHRFALEPRQMFDAAAAADMFQAAHAPAAGMDAPREASTGEAPQLPAAPSPEAAAAPARASEGRVVYVIDAAVRDASVLEGAIPDGATVLHLAPGVSGMDQLATALASLGDIGALHLISHGAQGQFTLGGDTLDVATLEAFQSQWTAVAAALRPGADILLYGCRIAADGGLLVEQLARMTGADVAASIDDTGAIARGGDWVLEAGAGEVTTTVLSVVGYGWVLAAPDLTAPAGIVVVGENTGGTVGGGITVGGTGTDVLEATASVTAGKGTLSFGALPVGVTIVSGSGTDAIVFQGTATVLQTALQALRYSYVGTSETGDSDTLALSVTNQTTGGTATLAGGRAITVQPQNDVPTVVPPTFPDGASLLTVAERGSVAFAAPGVPGGIGASQVNLGLLDSDSTTRQVILKITALPTLGRLTYNSLEIAAGQTLSISDIGLLRYQHNGGQVLADTQDSFRINVDDGAGGLVTNVLVPVKLTPVNDKPSAAGTITLIEGETGVPLRGGSLPAPLGGGSRGSLTITDPDQASGVPFTVDITSLPARGVLRYNGADVTAGQMIASFDAALLTYSHDGSETTSDSFTIRVTDDGGGAGVAARLTSDVQTIALSIVPNNDDPTLPVNTGVTLGTGQAATGPEVTLTRAMLQAADVDSPDDRLTYTLTGLPANGYLTSTDFLGTYLPVGFAFKQSELDAGKIRFVATSTAPFVTDFDFTLTDSSVRLWPSPQREGGLYANETTTTLEQRSFRIQSTGLPDGGGGPAQPATSAPVNRPPVIIDDSLSLGPALIAEGQTISLTTTQLSVTDPDNIAEELVYRVSSLPQRGQLLLNGVPLVPSGAFTQADVDAGRVQYRHDGGERFTDGFTFTVSDGEITTAATTFSIDVKPQNDTPSGSVGAVRVLEGGSVPVSVSLSDPDNAVDTDRTDGYAEDNTLTFLVVSLPDALTGELLLNGVPLSEGAILTQAQASSALSYRHLGDERYTDSFVLRPLDDRGVTTAGQPAGNPTNQPSAGADVTVNISVLPVNDAPAFAGKREGVVGEGESIVIQGAASYTGGLTGVTGSGTPVAPGSGAYLSYADSDNATDQRQYRITTAPQNGTIRLSGQVLGAGSVFTQADLDAGRIQYVHDGSETAADFFEYVVSDGDWQANETTAFAQGTATTAGRFNFVISGTNDAPAIAGPTGPINIDSTIPANNSVAGFVVSDIDLTAGIGLAEVDFVQVTLRLLDSTGAPITNYATGFAGGGVSIAIAAGSGATVTRSGTNDIAQFQGSRAQVNAALAGLTVTFVNDCDLVYRLQVIVDDRLRDGAGVLDTSGSDANGGELNQGQLPGSAATPVPGTVFDWATAVDVPANDPNIVARTVDLRASHTNDAATFTAPAAATVDEDVRTRVTGAFAVSDPESAAFGTPVAVTLSVPTGSFGTLGIGTAAVDTSLTPSGGQAVTITGDNTRQITLTGRAADIQALLNGRNFANDAGDATGGLFYTTASDVNHDLNGVAAGDVTVSGTFSDSTSGIGGDVGAGSVANNPADVATAVTITAVNDAPSVAMPGAALAVSGTTPIPLTGVTVADVDANDGYADGETDGTVQVLVRLLLPGGDPLAASAYASGSGLGITLDTTATGHGATVDAALGGIYAPVELRGTLVQVNAWLAGLRVTFGSLGNSNVDQTYSIEVVADDRLRNGAGALASGANGGATNQQPLLPTVPLTDTFDAYLSTVSTYNVYNVVRATRSVFVSSINDPGSISANNVTVAEASATLVLNAGNANITIADPDDNGANILTATVTLPAGSGLVFSAVGGSVVDVSGVSGVGTAQLTLTGAEAQLNAWLQALTVAFPDPAGDARAEDWNGTFTVTVVYNDAGNTGTRPSGIPGDTGNPAANPGDFSYADGSSAALVTTRTFTVTVTAVNDAPVRLTDSITLPAVDEDSPGGAGATPPGATVSTLFGSAFSDAFDQIDRAVTRGSVANAFAGIAITGNAASGAQGAWQYSGDGSNWTALPAVSETSALQLRSGDLLRFVPAAHFHGTPGALTARLVDASGPALVTGSTVDVSGALSGGITRYSDSANAVTLTTTVSPINDRPTAASTALAATFEDNANPTGAALAALGFGYGDAFDNRTGIAGGGNTATALGSYAIVGNAASVAGEGRWQFSTGGAWTDVGTVSDTAAVVLPTSASLRFLPAANFNGTPGELSLRLADSVQAAATGVNLTGSVGLTGTWSLPVALSTSVDPRNDAPVLAGTVNATFTEGSPAVALLSGATASDIDLPGVVTFGGGRITVALDTWRAGDVLSLAGSPAGVASTSGGNGASLVVQLSTAATPATIGTILGALRYENTSNDPAGHLLGPDDLDRTYTVLLNDGNNVNGTANAGGNGGGDPTLNSNVLAGVITVVPVNDPPVATDDTATLTEDTASVSGNVKTGVGGTLDTDPDHPNAELFVSGIRAGAVEGAGAAGVVGGAALTGQYGRLSIVAVGGYTYTLDRTHPAVNGLANGQSLVESFNYTISDPAGGQDTAVLAITITGVTDGSPSISAVDGNGAAAGQATVYESGLTLDGPPGQSRTASGELTVSAPEGLATVSIGGTVFTVAQLAGYSALSPSAAIVTAAGSLRVTGFVVVSGADAAPTSARVLFSYTLDAAQLQSGGSESLDTLALRAVDASSAAASGSGALGVAIIDDLAAARADSVVVVAGTTAAALQVAGNVVTRAAAGDASDRVGADAVAAPVTALSAGGVAVTPGTALAGLYGRLEMAASGAYVYRADAANPAVAALGPGRTLVEVFDYTITDADGDTSSTTLSITLRGDAVPLPAPGTDRSVEGDRRDPFRPFDMRRSVNLPMEPSLHVQNAVRATAAGTLEHGRLIQGLALPPGSEIHSDSLSIPDSMDPTEHVSHDGVRYSRQLLADGQERPGSLGNAYVVGNQSLFDSFTPFGLREAIAAAPEEAVRVARDEPLPVADRSWQAEEGPGANAVAQEGTNATRAVTLGPPAPWTGFTQQLRQVALERALVREGQSSPTLPRVVHAPAAATTEGARTLARAG; encoded by the coding sequence TGCGCTGGCCTCTCTGGGTGACATCGGCGCGCTGCACCTGATCAGCCACGGCGCACAGGGCCAGTTCACGCTGGGCGGAGACACGCTCGATGTGGCGACCCTCGAGGCTTTCCAGTCGCAGTGGACCGCCGTGGCCGCGGCCCTGCGCCCAGGCGCGGACATCCTGCTCTATGGCTGCCGCATTGCCGCCGACGGCGGGCTGCTGGTCGAGCAGCTTGCACGGATGACCGGCGCGGATGTCGCGGCATCGATCGACGATACAGGCGCCATTGCCCGAGGCGGCGACTGGGTACTCGAGGCCGGTGCAGGCGAGGTGACGACGACGGTCCTGTCCGTGGTGGGATATGGTTGGGTGTTGGCCGCCCCCGACCTGACAGCACCTGCCGGGATCGTTGTCGTGGGCGAGAACACCGGTGGCACGGTGGGTGGTGGCATCACGGTCGGTGGGACCGGCACCGACGTGCTGGAGGCGACGGCTTCGGTCACCGCGGGCAAGGGTACGCTCTCCTTCGGCGCTTTGCCCGTCGGGGTGACGATCGTCTCGGGCAGCGGCACCGACGCCATCGTCTTCCAGGGTACGGCGACCGTCCTGCAGACTGCGCTGCAGGCGCTGCGCTACAGCTATGTCGGCACCTCCGAGACGGGTGACTCCGATACCCTCGCGCTGTCGGTGACCAACCAGACCACCGGTGGCACGGCGACGCTCGCCGGCGGCCGGGCGATCACCGTCCAGCCTCAGAACGATGTGCCGACCGTGGTGCCGCCGACCTTTCCGGATGGTGCCAGTCTGCTGACCGTCGCCGAGCGCGGCAGCGTCGCGTTCGCCGCGCCGGGTGTGCCGGGCGGCATCGGCGCCTCCCAGGTCAACCTGGGGTTGCTCGATTCCGACAGCACGACGCGCCAGGTGATCCTGAAGATCACCGCGCTGCCCACCCTCGGACGCCTCACCTACAACAGCCTGGAAATCGCCGCGGGCCAGACCCTGTCGATATCGGACATCGGCCTGCTGCGCTACCAGCATAATGGCGGGCAGGTGCTGGCCGACACCCAGGACAGCTTCCGCATAAACGTCGATGATGGCGCGGGCGGGCTGGTGACCAATGTGCTCGTGCCGGTGAAGCTCACGCCGGTCAACGACAAGCCCAGCGCAGCCGGCACGATCACGTTGATCGAGGGCGAGACTGGCGTGCCGCTGCGTGGCGGCAGCCTGCCGGCGCCGCTGGGTGGCGGCAGCCGTGGCAGCCTGACGATCACCGACCCGGACCAGGCGTCGGGCGTGCCCTTCACGGTGGACATCACCAGCCTGCCGGCGCGGGGCGTGCTGCGCTACAACGGCGCCGATGTGACGGCCGGGCAGATGATCGCGAGTTTCGATGCCGCGCTGCTCACCTACAGCCACGACGGCAGCGAGACCACCAGCGACAGCTTCACGATCCGGGTCACCGATGACGGTGGCGGCGCCGGAGTCGCGGCGCGGCTCACGTCTGATGTCCAGACCATCGCACTGTCGATCGTGCCCAACAACGACGATCCGACGTTGCCGGTCAATACCGGCGTGACCCTGGGCACTGGCCAGGCGGCGACCGGGCCTGAGGTCACGCTCACCCGGGCCATGCTGCAGGCGGCCGATGTCGACTCGCCCGACGATCGCCTGACCTACACGCTGACCGGCCTGCCGGCCAATGGTTACCTGACCTCCACCGACTTCCTCGGCACCTACCTGCCGGTGGGCTTTGCCTTCAAGCAGAGCGAACTGGACGCCGGCAAGATCCGCTTCGTGGCCACCAGCACCGCGCCCTTCGTCACCGATTTCGATTTCACGCTGACCGACAGCAGCGTCCGGCTGTGGCCCTCACCGCAGCGCGAGGGCGGGCTGTACGCTAACGAGACAACCACCACGCTGGAGCAGCGCAGCTTCCGCATCCAGTCCACGGGCTTGCCCGACGGCGGCGGTGGCCCCGCCCAGCCGGCCACGTCCGCTCCGGTGAACCGGCCCCCGGTCATCATCGATGACAGCCTGAGCCTCGGACCGGCACTTATCGCCGAGGGGCAGACGATCAGCCTGACCACCACGCAGCTCTCGGTCACCGATCCGGACAATATCGCCGAGGAGCTGGTCTACCGGGTCAGCAGCCTGCCGCAGCGCGGACAGCTTCTGTTGAACGGCGTGCCGCTCGTACCGTCGGGCGCGTTCACCCAGGCCGATGTCGATGCGGGGCGGGTGCAATACCGGCACGACGGTGGCGAACGGTTCACCGATGGTTTCACGTTCACGGTTTCCGACGGCGAAATCACGACTGCGGCAACCACCTTCTCGATCGACGTCAAGCCGCAGAACGATACACCCTCGGGCAGCGTCGGGGCTGTCCGGGTCCTCGAGGGCGGCTCGGTCCCGGTGTCGGTGTCATTGAGCGATCCTGACAATGCCGTTGACACCGATCGTACCGACGGCTATGCAGAGGACAACACGCTCACCTTCCTGGTGGTGAGCCTGCCCGATGCGCTCACTGGCGAACTGCTCCTGAACGGGGTGCCACTGAGCGAGGGTGCCATCCTCACCCAGGCGCAGGCGAGCAGCGCGCTCAGCTACCGGCACCTGGGAGATGAGCGCTACACCGACAGCTTCGTGCTGCGGCCGCTCGACGATCGGGGCGTGACCACCGCCGGGCAGCCCGCGGGCAACCCGACCAACCAGCCCAGCGCCGGCGCAGATGTCACCGTGAACATCAGCGTGCTGCCGGTCAACGATGCCCCGGCTTTCGCCGGCAAGCGCGAGGGCGTGGTGGGCGAGGGCGAGTCGATCGTCATCCAGGGTGCAGCGTCGTACACGGGCGGATTGACCGGTGTCACCGGGAGCGGTACACCGGTGGCCCCTGGCAGCGGCGCGTACCTGTCGTACGCCGACAGCGACAACGCTACCGACCAACGCCAGTACCGCATCACGACGGCGCCCCAGAACGGCACGATCCGGCTCAGCGGACAGGTGCTGGGCGCAGGGTCGGTGTTCACCCAGGCCGACCTCGATGCCGGACGCATCCAGTACGTGCACGACGGCTCGGAAACCGCTGCCGATTTCTTCGAATATGTCGTGAGCGATGGCGATTGGCAGGCGAACGAGACCACGGCCTTCGCCCAAGGTACGGCGACCACTGCGGGGCGCTTCAACTTCGTGATCAGCGGCACCAACGACGCGCCGGCCATCGCCGGGCCGACGGGGCCGATCAACATCGACAGTACGATCCCGGCCAACAACTCGGTTGCTGGTTTCGTGGTGAGCGACATCGATCTCACCGCCGGCATCGGGCTGGCCGAGGTAGACTTTGTGCAGGTGACGCTGCGCCTGCTCGATTCCACCGGCGCGCCGATCACGAACTACGCGACCGGCTTCGCGGGGGGCGGGGTGAGCATCGCGATCGCCGCAGGGTCCGGTGCCACCGTGACCCGATCCGGTACCAACGACATCGCGCAGTTCCAGGGCAGCCGCGCGCAGGTCAATGCAGCGCTGGCCGGTCTCACCGTCACCTTCGTCAATGACTGCGACCTGGTTTATCGGCTGCAGGTGATCGTCGATGACCGGTTGCGCGATGGCGCGGGCGTGCTGGATACCTCGGGCAGCGACGCCAACGGGGGTGAACTCAACCAGGGGCAGTTGCCCGGCAGCGCGGCCACCCCGGTGCCTGGCACGGTCTTCGACTGGGCCACGGCCGTCGACGTGCCTGCGAATGACCCGAACATCGTGGCGCGTACCGTCGATCTGCGTGCGTCGCACACCAACGATGCAGCCACCTTCACTGCACCAGCGGCCGCGACGGTCGACGAGGATGTGCGCACCCGCGTGACGGGTGCCTTCGCCGTGAGCGATCCCGAGTCTGCCGCCTTCGGTACGCCGGTGGCCGTGACGCTGTCGGTGCCCACGGGCAGCTTCGGCACGCTGGGCATCGGCACGGCTGCGGTCGACACCAGTCTCACGCCTTCGGGCGGGCAGGCTGTCACGATCACCGGTGACAATACGCGCCAGATCACGCTGACCGGCCGCGCCGCCGATATCCAGGCGCTGCTCAACGGCCGCAACTTTGCCAACGACGCGGGCGATGCCACGGGCGGGCTGTTCTACACGACGGCGTCCGACGTCAACCACGACCTTAACGGCGTGGCCGCAGGTGATGTCACGGTGTCCGGTACCTTCTCCGACTCCACCTCCGGCATCGGCGGCGACGTGGGCGCCGGCAGTGTCGCCAACAACCCGGCGGATGTCGCGACCGCAGTGACGATCACTGCGGTCAACGATGCGCCGAGCGTGGCCATGCCCGGCGCGGCGCTGGCCGTGTCGGGCACGACGCCGATCCCCCTCACTGGCGTGACGGTGGCGGACGTGGATGCGAACGATGGCTATGCGGACGGCGAGACCGACGGTACGGTGCAGGTGCTGGTGCGTCTGTTGCTGCCGGGCGGCGATCCGCTGGCGGCCTCAGCCTATGCCAGCGGTTCCGGTCTGGGCATCACGCTCGACACCACCGCAACCGGTCATGGCGCCACGGTAGATGCCGCGCTCGGCGGCATCTACGCACCGGTCGAACTGCGCGGCACGCTCGTGCAGGTGAATGCCTGGCTGGCCGGATTGCGTGTGACCTTCGGAAGCCTGGGCAACTCCAACGTCGACCAGACCTATTCGATCGAGGTCGTGGCCGATGACCGGCTGCGTAATGGAGCGGGCGCGCTGGCCAGTGGCGCGAACGGTGGCGCCACCAATCAGCAGCCACTGCTGCCGACGGTGCCGCTCACCGACACCTTCGACGCCTATTTGAGCACGGTCTCGACCTACAACGTTTACAACGTGGTGCGCGCCACGCGGTCGGTGTTCGTGTCCTCGATCAACGACCCGGGTTCGATCAGCGCGAACAACGTCACCGTCGCGGAGGCTTCCGCCACCCTCGTGCTCAACGCCGGCAACGCGAACATCACGATCGCCGATCCGGACGACAACGGCGCGAACATTCTCACGGCGACGGTGACGCTGCCCGCCGGTTCCGGACTGGTGTTCAGCGCGGTCGGGGGTAGCGTTGTCGATGTGAGCGGTGTGAGCGGTGTGGGTACAGCCCAGCTCACTCTCACCGGCGCCGAGGCGCAACTGAATGCGTGGCTGCAGGCGCTGACGGTGGCCTTCCCGGACCCGGCGGGTGATGCGCGCGCCGAGGACTGGAACGGGACCTTCACCGTCACCGTGGTCTACAACGACGCGGGCAATACCGGCACGCGGCCGTCGGGCATTCCGGGCGATACCGGCAACCCCGCGGCGAACCCCGGCGACTTCAGCTATGCCGACGGGTCCAGCGCGGCGCTGGTGACCACGCGTACCTTCACGGTCACGGTGACCGCGGTCAACGACGCGCCGGTACGGCTGACCGATTCGATCACGCTGCCTGCCGTCGACGAGGATTCCCCCGGCGGCGCCGGGGCCACTCCGCCCGGCGCCACGGTGTCGACCCTGTTCGGGTCAGCCTTCTCGGATGCCTTCGACCAGATCGACCGCGCCGTGACCCGCGGAAGCGTGGCCAATGCGTTCGCCGGCATTGCCATCACCGGCAACGCCGCGAGCGGCGCCCAGGGGGCCTGGCAGTACTCCGGCGATGGCAGCAACTGGACGGCGCTGCCCGCGGTCAGCGAGACCTCGGCGCTGCAACTGCGGTCTGGCGATCTTCTGCGCTTCGTGCCGGCGGCGCACTTCCACGGCACGCCCGGCGCGCTGACCGCACGGCTGGTGGATGCCAGCGGCCCGGCGCTCGTGACAGGTTCGACGGTGGACGTCTCCGGCGCGCTCTCCGGGGGGATCACCCGTTATTCGGACAGCGCGAACGCGGTCACGCTGACCACCACGGTGTCCCCGATCAACGACCGTCCGACGGCGGCGAGCACCGCGCTGGCGGCGACCTTCGAGGACAACGCGAACCCGACCGGCGCGGCGCTGGCCGCGCTCGGCTTCGGCTACGGTGACGCCTTCGACAACCGCACCGGCATCGCGGGCGGCGGCAATACCGCCACTGCACTGGGCAGTTACGCGATCGTCGGCAATGCCGCGAGCGTAGCCGGCGAAGGCCGCTGGCAGTTCAGCACCGGCGGCGCATGGACCGATGTGGGCACGGTGAGCGACACGGCCGCCGTGGTGCTGCCCACCAGTGCCAGCCTGCGGTTCCTGCCGGCAGCGAATTTCAACGGCACGCCGGGTGAGCTCTCGCTCAGGCTGGCCGACAGCGTGCAGGCCGCCGCCACGGGCGTGAATCTCACCGGCAGCGTGGGCCTGACCGGCACCTGGTCTCTGCCGGTGGCGCTCTCCACCAGCGTCGACCCGCGCAACGACGCGCCGGTGCTTGCCGGCACCGTCAACGCCACGTTCACCGAAGGCAGCCCTGCCGTGGCGCTGCTGAGCGGCGCCACGGCCTCGGACATCGATCTGCCCGGCGTGGTCACCTTCGGTGGCGGGCGCATCACGGTCGCGCTGGATACCTGGCGCGCTGGCGACGTGCTGAGCCTTGCGGGCAGTCCGGCCGGGGTGGCCAGTACCAGCGGCGGTAATGGCGCCTCGCTCGTCGTGCAGTTGAGCACGGCGGCGACGCCGGCGACGATCGGCACGATCCTCGGTGCGCTGCGCTACGAGAACACCAGCAACGACCCGGCGGGCCATCTGCTCGGCCCGGACGATCTCGACCGTACCTATACGGTGTTGCTCAACGACGGCAACAACGTCAACGGTACGGCCAATGCCGGCGGCAATGGCGGCGGCGACCCGACACTGAACTCGAATGTCCTGGCGGGTGTCATCACGGTGGTACCGGTCAACGATCCGCCGGTGGCGACCGACGATACCGCTACGTTGACCGAAGACACGGCGTCGGTGTCGGGCAACGTGAAGACCGGCGTCGGCGGTACGCTGGACACCGACCCCGACCATCCGAACGCGGAGCTGTTCGTCAGCGGCATCCGCGCCGGGGCGGTGGAGGGTGCCGGCGCTGCAGGCGTCGTCGGCGGCGCGGCGCTGACAGGCCAGTACGGCAGGCTGTCCATCGTGGCCGTAGGAGGCTACACCTATACCCTCGATCGCACACATCCCGCGGTCAATGGGCTCGCCAATGGGCAGTCGCTGGTCGAATCGTTCAACTATACGATCTCCGACCCCGCTGGTGGGCAGGACACGGCGGTCCTCGCGATCACCATCACCGGGGTCACTGACGGCAGCCCTTCGATCAGTGCGGTCGACGGCAATGGTGCGGCGGCCGGCCAGGCGACGGTATACGAATCCGGGCTCACACTCGACGGGCCGCCCGGGCAGTCGCGCACCGCAAGCGGCGAGCTTACGGTATCGGCGCCGGAAGGCCTCGCCACGGTGAGCATCGGTGGCACGGTCTTCACGGTCGCGCAGCTCGCGGGCTACTCCGCGCTGTCGCCCTCGGCGGCGATCGTCACCGCCGCCGGTTCACTGCGCGTGACCGGCTTCGTCGTGGTGTCGGGTGCCGACGCCGCGCCGACCTCGGCGCGGGTGCTCTTCAGCTACACCCTGGATGCCGCACAACTGCAGTCGGGCGGCAGCGAGAGCCTCGATACGCTGGCGCTCCGGGCCGTCGATGCCTCCAGCGCGGCGGCGAGCGGCTCGGGCGCGCTGGGCGTGGCCATCATCGATGACCTGGCTGCGGCGCGTGCCGACAGCGTCGTGGTGGTAGCCGGCACCACGGCGGCTGCCCTGCAGGTGGCGGGCAACGTGGTGACCAGGGCGGCAGCCGGCGATGCCAGCGATCGCGTTGGCGCCGATGCGGTGGCTGCGCCGGTGACCGCACTGTCGGCCGGGGGTGTCGCCGTTACGCCGGGTACTGCGCTGGCCGGGCTTTATGGACGCCTTGAAATGGCGGCCTCGGGCGCGTATGTGTACCGCGCCGACGCCGCCAACCCGGCGGTCGCCGCGCTCGGTCCGGGCCGCACGCTGGTCGAGGTGTTCGACTACACCATCACCGATGCCGACGGCGACACCAGCAGCACGACCCTGAGCATCACCCTGCGCGGGGACGCAGTGCCACTGCCGGCGCCGGGCACGGACCGGTCGGTGGAGGGTGACCGGCGCGATCCGTTCCGTCCGTTCGACATGCGCCGATCGGTCAACCTGCCGATGGAGCCTTCCCTGCATGTGCAGAATGCAGTGCGCGCGACGGCGGCCGGAACCCTCGAGCACGGTCGCCTGATCCAGGGTCTGGCATTGCCTCCGGGCAGTGAAATCCACAGCGACAGCCTGTCTATCCCCGACTCGATGGATCCGACCGAGCATGTGTCGCACGATGGCGTACGCTACTCGCGACAACTGCTGGCCGATGGCCAGGAGCGTCCCGGGTCGCTGGGCAATGCCTACGTCGTCGGTAACCAGAGTCTGTTCGACTCGTTCACTCCGTTCGGCCTGCGCGAGGCTATCGCCGCTGCGCCCGAAGAAGCCGTCCGGGTCGCCCGCGACGAACCGCTGCCGGTTGCGGATCGGTCATGGCAAGCCGAAGAGGGCCCTGGTGCGAACGCCGTGGCGCAGGAGGGGACGAACGCTACGCGCGCCGTGACGCTGGGGCCGCCGGCGCCCTGGACGGGCTTCACCCAGCAGTTGCGCCAGGTGGCGCTCGAGCGCGCGCTGGTGCGCGAAGGGCAGTCGTCGCCGACGCTGCCGCGCGTGGTGCACGCGCCGGCGGCAGCTACAACGGAAGGTGCGCGTACCCTTGCGCGCGCCGGTTGA